CCGAATTTTTCAAAGCATCGACGACTCCGGCGAGCACGCGTCTGGCACCGGGAGTCAGACGAGCCGAGCCCTGAGCAAAAAGGGCTGAGTTGCCGACTCTGAGCATGACCCCGGATTTTTCCCGGCTCACGCGAGCAATACTGGTCAAATCCTGCGCCCGAATGAACTGCTTGAGCCGCGCACCCATCTCCACGATTTCCCGATTCTCCCGGACAAGCTTGTGTTCGCGAAAGCTGGTCTCGGCATAGGGAATGGAACGGGAAGCCCGGTCCTCGTATTGCACGCCGAGCGCTTCCTGAACCGAGCCCATGAGCATCTTGAAGTTGTTGATGTCCTGCGTGGTAAAGGACAACAGCAGCACGAAAAAGCACAGGAGCAGCGTCACCATGTCGGCAAAGGTGGCCATCCACGGCGGGATGCCTTCCTCGCCCCGGGGCGGCTCCTGCTTTTTCGGAGGCTTGGGAGCATTCAAAGCAATTCCGTCTTTATCCGGCATACTTACCACGCGTCCCGTTGCGGCATGTGAAGATAGAACTCCACCCGCTGGTTCCGGCGCCTGTTTTCGGGGCTGTCATTGGGCGCTGCAGGCCGCGTGTCGGCATACCCGACCGCCTTGGCCCGACTCACCTCGATGTTT
Above is a window of Pseudodesulfovibrio tunisiensis DNA encoding:
- a CDS encoding flagellar motor protein MotB, whose protein sequence is MNAPKPPKKQEPPRGEEGIPPWMATFADMVTLLLCFFVLLLSFTTQDINNFKMLMGSVQEALGVQYEDRASRSIPYAETSFREHKLVRENREIVEMGARLKQFIRAQDLTSIARVSREKSGVMLRVGNSALFAQGSARLTPGARRVLAGVVDALKNSDFNMVIRGHTDGERPEPGMYHSNWELSAARAAACLRYVLEHSDISARRMKAVGYASAKPFLPSTTAANKAANRRVEFFFLPNGDSKW